A single genomic interval of Lathyrus oleraceus cultivar Zhongwan6 chromosome 7, CAAS_Psat_ZW6_1.0, whole genome shotgun sequence harbors:
- the LOC127106831 gene encoding extensin-2 isoform X4: protein MGSSVGLRHWVQLSYAIVFCIVASSVAAYESPPPSPSSPYVYNSPPPLSPSRPLRYVYKSPPPPTPSPPPQYVYKSPPPPSPSPFPPYIYKSPPPPSHSPPPPYVYNSPPPPSPSPPPSYVYKSPPPPSPSPPPPYIYKSSPPPSPSPPPPYTYKSPPPPSPSYIYNSPPPTSLSPSPPYIYKSPTPPSHSPPSPYVYKSPPSPSPFPPPPYVYKSPPPPSFSPPLRYYYKSPPPYAYKYPPPTSPSPPPPYVYKSPPPPSSSPPPPTYIYKSPPPPSPSPPPPPYIYKSPPLPPPYIYKSPPPPSPSPPPPLYYYKSPPPPSPSPPTPYVYKSPPPPSPSTPPPYIYKSPPPPSSSPPPYHHYLYNSPPPPVY from the exons ATGGGAAGTTCAGTTGGGTTGAGGCATTGGGTTCAACTCAGCTATGCAATTGTATTTTGCATAGTTGCTAGCAGTGTTGCTGCTTATGAATCACCACCACCTTCACCTTCTTCTCCATATGTTTACAATTCACCACCTCCTCTATCTCCTTCACGTCCTCTACGGTATGTTTACAAGAGCCCACCACCACCCACTCCATCACCACCACCTCAGTATGTCTACAAATCTCCTCCTCCACCATCTCCCTCGCCATTCCCACCATATATTTATAAATCACCACCACCTCCATCCCATTCACCTCCACCTCCATATGTTTACAACTCACCGCCACCACCATCCCCATCTCCCCCACCTTCATATGTTTATAAGTCTCCACCCCCACCATCACCTTCACCACCACCTCCATATATTTATAAATCTTCTCCTCCACCATCTCCTTCACCACCCCCTCCATATACCTACAAGTCCCCACCCCCACCATCACCTTCATACATTTATAATTCTCCTCCTCCAACATCTCTTTCACCATCTCCTCCATACATCTACAAGTCACCCACACCACCATCCCATTCACCACCCTCTCCATATGTGTACAAGTCCCCACCCTCGCCATCTCCCTTTCCACCACCCCCGTATGTTTACAAGTCTCCTCCCCCACCGTCCTTCTCTCCTCCTCTACGATACTATTATAAGTCCCCTCCTCCATATGCTTACAAATATCCACCCCCTACATCTCCTTCACCTCCTCCACCATATGTCTATAAGTCACCACCACCTCCTTCATCTTCACCACCTCCTCCAACCTATATTTATAAGTCACCACCAC CTCCTTCACCTTCACCACCTCCTCCACCCTATATCTATAAGTCACCACCACTTCCTCCACCCTATATCTATAAATCACCACCACCTCCTTCACCTTCACCACCTCCTCCTCTGTACTATTACAAATCACCACCTCCACCTTCTCCATCACCTCCCACACCTTATGTCTACAAGTCACCGCCACCTCCTTCACCATCAACGCCGCCTCCTTATATTTACAAGTCACCACCTCCACCATCTTCATCACCTCCTCCATACCATCACTACCTCTACAACTCGCCCCCACCTCCCGTGTATTAA
- the LOC127106831 gene encoding extensin-2 isoform X3, which produces MGSSVGLRHWVQLSYAIVFCIVASSVAAYESPPPSPSSPYVYNSPPPLSPSRPLRYVYKSPPPPTPSPPPQYVYKSPPPPSPSPFPPYIYKSPPPPSHSPPPPYVYNSPPPPSPSPPPSYVYKSPPPPSPSPPPPYIYKSSPPPSPSPPPPYTYKSPPPPSPSYIYNSPPPTSLSPSPPYIYKSPTPPSHSPPSPYVYKSPPSPSPFPPPPYVYKSPPPPSFSPPLRYYYKSPPPYAYKYPPPTSPSPPPPYVYKSPPPPSSSPPPPTYIYKSPPPPPPSPPPPYYYKSPPPPSPSPPPSYVYKSPPPPSPSPPPPPYIYKSPPLPPPYIYKSPPPPSPSPPPPLYYYKSPPPPSPSPPTPYVYKSPPPPSPSTPPPYIYKSPPPPSSSPPPYHHYLYNSPPPPVY; this is translated from the exons ATGGGAAGTTCAGTTGGGTTGAGGCATTGGGTTCAACTCAGCTATGCAATTGTATTTTGCATAGTTGCTAGCAGTGTTGCTGCTTATGAATCACCACCACCTTCACCTTCTTCTCCATATGTTTACAATTCACCACCTCCTCTATCTCCTTCACGTCCTCTACGGTATGTTTACAAGAGCCCACCACCACCCACTCCATCACCACCACCTCAGTATGTCTACAAATCTCCTCCTCCACCATCTCCCTCGCCATTCCCACCATATATTTATAAATCACCACCACCTCCATCCCATTCACCTCCACCTCCATATGTTTACAACTCACCGCCACCACCATCCCCATCTCCCCCACCTTCATATGTTTATAAGTCTCCACCCCCACCATCACCTTCACCACCACCTCCATATATTTATAAATCTTCTCCTCCACCATCTCCTTCACCACCCCCTCCATATACCTACAAGTCCCCACCCCCACCATCACCTTCATACATTTATAATTCTCCTCCTCCAACATCTCTTTCACCATCTCCTCCATACATCTACAAGTCACCCACACCACCATCCCATTCACCACCCTCTCCATATGTGTACAAGTCCCCACCCTCGCCATCTCCCTTTCCACCACCCCCGTATGTTTACAAGTCTCCTCCCCCACCGTCCTTCTCTCCTCCTCTACGATACTATTATAAGTCCCCTCCTCCATATGCTTACAAATATCCACCCCCTACATCTCCTTCACCTCCTCCACCATATGTCTATAAGTCACCACCACCTCCTTCATCTTCACCACCTCCTCCAACCTATATTTATAAGTCACCACCAC CTCCTCCACCTTCACCACCTCCTCCATACTACTACAAATCTCCACCCCCTCCATCTCCTTCACCTCCTCCATCTTATGTCTATAAGTCACCACCACCTCCTTCACCTTCACCACCTCCTCCACCCTATATCTATAAGTCACCACCACTTCCTCCACCCTATATCTATAAATCACCACCACCTCCTTCACCTTCACCACCTCCTCCTCTGTACTATTACAAATCACCACCTCCACCTTCTCCATCACCTCCCACACCTTATGTCTACAAGTCACCGCCACCTCCTTCACCATCAACGCCGCCTCCTTATATTTACAAGTCACCACCTCCACCATCTTCATCACCTCCTCCATACCATCACTACCTCTACAACTCGCCCCCACCTCCCGTGTATTAA
- the LOC127106831 gene encoding extensin-2 isoform X2 translates to MGSSVGLRHWVQLSYAIVFCIVASSVAAYESPPPSPSSPYVYNSPPPLSPSRPLRYVYKSPPPPTPSPPPQYVYKSPPPPSPSPFPPYIYKSPPPPSHSPPPPYVYNSPPPPSPSPPPSYVYKSPPPPSPSPPPPYIYKSSPPPSPSPPPPYTYKSPPPPSPSYIYNSPPPTSLSPSPPYIYKSPTPPSHSPPSPYVYKSPPSPSPFPPPPYVYKSPPPPSFSPPLRYYYKSPPPYAYKYPPPTSPSPPPPYVYKSPPPPSSSPPPPTYIYKSPPPPPPSPPPPYYYKSPPPPSPSPPPSYVYKSPPPPSPSPPPPPYIYKSPPLPPPYIYKSPPPPSPSPPPPLYYYKSPPPPSPSPPTPYVYKSPPPPSPSTPPPYIYKSPPPPSSSPPPYHHYLYNSPPPPVY, encoded by the exons ATGGGAAGTTCAGTTGGGTTGAGGCATTGGGTTCAACTCAGCTATGCAATTGTATTTTGCATAGTTGCTAGCAGTGTTGCTGCTTATGAATCACCACCACCTTCACCTTCTTCTCCATATGTTTACAATTCACCACCTCCTCTATCTCCTTCACGTCCTCTACGGTATGTTTACAAGAGCCCACCACCACCCACTCCATCACCACCACCTCAGTATGTCTACAAATCTCCTCCTCCACCATCTCCCTCGCCATTCCCACCATATATTTATAAATCACCACCACCTCCATCCCATTCACCTCCACCTCCATATGTTTACAACTCACCGCCACCACCATCCCCATCTCCCCCACCTTCATATGTTTATAAGTCTCCACCCCCACCATCACCTTCACCACCACCTCCATATATTTATAAATCTTCTCCTCCACCATCTCCTTCACCACCCCCTCCATATACCTACAAGTCCCCACCCCCACCATCACCTTCATACATTTATAATTCTCCTCCTCCAACATCTCTTTCACCATCTCCTCCATACATCTACAAGTCACCCACACCACCATCCCATTCACCACCCTCTCCATATGTGTACAAGTCCCCACCCTCGCCATCTCCCTTTCCACCACCCCCGTATGTTTACAAGTCTCCTCCCCCACCGTCCTTCTCTCCTCCTCTACGATACTATTATAAGTCCCCTCCTCCATATGCTTACAAATATCCACCCCCTACATCTCCTTCACCTCCTCCACCATATGTCTATAAGTCACCACCACCTCCTTCATCTTCACCAC CTCCCCCAACCTATATTTATAAGTCACCACCACCTCCTCCACCTTCACCACCTCCTCCATACTACTACAAATCTCCACCCCCTCCATCTCCTTCACCTCCTCCATCTTATGTCTATAAGTCACCACCACCTCCTTCACCTTCACCACCTCCTCCACCCTATATCTATAAGTCACCACCACTTCCTCCACCCTATATCTATAAATCACCACCACCTCCTTCACCTTCACCACCTCCTCCTCTGTACTATTACAAATCACCACCTCCACCTTCTCCATCACCTCCCACACCTTATGTCTACAAGTCACCGCCACCTCCTTCACCATCAACGCCGCCTCCTTATATTTACAAGTCACCACCTCCACCATCTTCATCACCTCCTCCATACCATCACTACCTCTACAACTCGCCCCCACCTCCCGTGTATTAA
- the LOC127106831 gene encoding extensin-2 isoform X1 encodes MGSSVGLRHWVQLSYAIVFCIVASSVAAYESPPPSPSSPYVYNSPPPLSPSRPLRYVYKSPPPPTPSPPPQYVYKSPPPPSPSPFPPYIYKSPPPPSHSPPPPYVYNSPPPPSPSPPPSYVYKSPPPPSPSPPPPYIYKSSPPPSPSPPPPYTYKSPPPPSPSYIYNSPPPTSLSPSPPYIYKSPTPPSHSPPSPYVYKSPPSPSPFPPPPYVYKSPPPPSFSPPLRYYYKSPPPYAYKYPPPTSPSPPPPYVYKSPPPPSSSPPPPTYIYKSPPPLSSSPPPPTYIYKSPPPPPPSPPPPYYYKSPPPPSPSPPPSYVYKSPPPPSPSPPPPPYIYKSPPLPPPYIYKSPPPPSPSPPPPLYYYKSPPPPSPSPPTPYVYKSPPPPSPSTPPPYIYKSPPPPSSSPPPYHHYLYNSPPPPVY; translated from the coding sequence ATGGGAAGTTCAGTTGGGTTGAGGCATTGGGTTCAACTCAGCTATGCAATTGTATTTTGCATAGTTGCTAGCAGTGTTGCTGCTTATGAATCACCACCACCTTCACCTTCTTCTCCATATGTTTACAATTCACCACCTCCTCTATCTCCTTCACGTCCTCTACGGTATGTTTACAAGAGCCCACCACCACCCACTCCATCACCACCACCTCAGTATGTCTACAAATCTCCTCCTCCACCATCTCCCTCGCCATTCCCACCATATATTTATAAATCACCACCACCTCCATCCCATTCACCTCCACCTCCATATGTTTACAACTCACCGCCACCACCATCCCCATCTCCCCCACCTTCATATGTTTATAAGTCTCCACCCCCACCATCACCTTCACCACCACCTCCATATATTTATAAATCTTCTCCTCCACCATCTCCTTCACCACCCCCTCCATATACCTACAAGTCCCCACCCCCACCATCACCTTCATACATTTATAATTCTCCTCCTCCAACATCTCTTTCACCATCTCCTCCATACATCTACAAGTCACCCACACCACCATCCCATTCACCACCCTCTCCATATGTGTACAAGTCCCCACCCTCGCCATCTCCCTTTCCACCACCCCCGTATGTTTACAAGTCTCCTCCCCCACCGTCCTTCTCTCCTCCTCTACGATACTATTATAAGTCCCCTCCTCCATATGCTTACAAATATCCACCCCCTACATCTCCTTCACCTCCTCCACCATATGTCTATAAGTCACCACCACCTCCTTCATCTTCACCACCTCCTCCAACCTATATTTATAAGTCACCACCACCTCTTTCATCTTCACCACCTCCCCCAACCTATATTTATAAGTCACCACCACCTCCTCCACCTTCACCACCTCCTCCATACTACTACAAATCTCCACCCCCTCCATCTCCTTCACCTCCTCCATCTTATGTCTATAAGTCACCACCACCTCCTTCACCTTCACCACCTCCTCCACCCTATATCTATAAGTCACCACCACTTCCTCCACCCTATATCTATAAATCACCACCACCTCCTTCACCTTCACCACCTCCTCCTCTGTACTATTACAAATCACCACCTCCACCTTCTCCATCACCTCCCACACCTTATGTCTACAAGTCACCGCCACCTCCTTCACCATCAACGCCGCCTCCTTATATTTACAAGTCACCACCTCCACCATCTTCATCACCTCCTCCATACCATCACTACCTCTACAACTCGCCCCCACCTCCCGTGTATTAA